The window CGATCGAGTTCGTCGTGGCCGCGCTGGGCGGACCGAAGGCCGCCGCCGTCGCCGGCCGCCGCGGCACCGGCCTCATCTCCTTCGGCCTGCTGGACCCCACCGCCTGGCACGCGCTGCACGACGCCCGCCACCACGCCGCCCAGGGCACACCCCGCGACCCCGACTCCCACACGGACTCCTACGTGGTCACCTCGCTCCACCTACTCGACGAGGACGAGGACCCCCACGGCGACGCGGCCCGGGACGCGACGGGCCACCTCGTCCTGTCGCTGCTGGCCTTCGCCGCCGACACAGCCGCCGACACACCTGCCTTCGCCGGGCAACTCGGCCCCGAGGAACGCGAGGCGGTGCGGCGGCTCCTCGACCGGCGCGGCACTACCGCCACCGCGCCGGACCGGCACACCAAGCTCTACCCCAACTACCTCGGACGCATCGCCCCGCAGGACCGGGACCTGGTTCTGCCCTCGCTGATGAACACCCTGGCCCTGGTCGGCACCCGCGACGACCTCCTCGCCCGCATCACCACCCTGGAACAGGCCGGCGTCGACGAACTCCTCATCCAGCCGGTGATCGACCCGCCCACAGAGATGGCCCAGCTCGCGAAACTCCTCACCTGAGCTGACCCGCCTGCCGCACGTCCTTGACCCGCACACCTACGAGATCATCAATACTTTGCAATCGCCCTGGGGCAGTACCTGTCCGACGACGTGGTGGAGTTCCGCTTCAACGTTTAGTCATCGCCGTCCCTCTATGCGCTCCTTGGGGACCGGCTCGGCGGTCTCCTGCGTGCGAACGCCTGCTGTGATCAGCAACGCCCACCTGGAGGCGAGCCGAGACTGGGCGCCCTCGGCAGGGCTCGAACCTGCGGTCAAGTGCTTGGAAGTCGCTTGGCCGGACGAGTCTTACACCCCTGCTGACCTGCTTCTCTTGCGGCGTTGAGCCTCTCATCGATGCGCCTTCGACACGCATTCGACTTCGACAGGGGGCAGGGCTACGGCTAGGGCGTCTTGTTTGGATCAACGGGCAGACTTTAGCTTCCGCCTCCCCGGAGTAGTAAGTGTTGCTGCCGCTCGGCATGCGGGATGCGATGGGCGGGTGGCTAGGAATCTGAGCGTCGATGAGCTTCGTCGTAGCGCTCGTCGGCGCCGTCGCGTTAGCCGGCGTCGACACCATGGCCGTTCGGCGGGGCCCGCGTCCGAGGGCCGGGACCGGATGCAAATGGTCTCTCTGGTCGCGGTCAGCCTGCCGGGGCTCGCCGCTCTGGGCGCGCTGCTGTTCACTTGGATGCAGGTCGGACAGGCCAGCAAGGAACTGCGGATCTCCGAACATGGACAGATCACCAGCCGGTTCAATGCCGCGGTCAACAATCTGGGATCGCAGTCTCTGGACGCCCGGCTGGGAGGCGTCTACGCCCTGCAACGCATCATGCAGGACTCCGTCCGCGACCACCCCACGGTCGTCTCCGTTCTGGCCGCCTTCGCGCAGCGGCACGCCGGATCGAGTATCAAAAGCCTCAAGGAACCACTGGCTGCCGGCCGCGACGATCACAGACTGAAGGCTGACGTCGAGGCGGCGATCGCCACCCTGGCAAGACGCCGGCCCGAACGGGACAGCGGGACGATCATCGACCTGACTCATACCGACCTACGCGGCCTCCGTTTCACCGGCAAGGCCTCCATCAACCTCCCGGAGGTCGACCTGTCCGATGCCGATCTCCGCTGGGTCACTCTGAGCGGCGCAGACCTCCGCAAGGCGTCCCTGAGCTACGCGAACCTGGAGCGTGCCTACCTTGATGAGGCCAACCTCAGGGCCGCGGATCTGGCGGGGGCG of the Streptomyces sp. T12 genome contains:
- a CDS encoding pentapeptide repeat-containing protein → MVSLVAVSLPGLAALGALLFTWMQVGQASKELRISEHGQITSRFNAAVNNLGSQSLDARLGGVYALQRIMQDSVRDHPTVVSVLAAFAQRHAGSSIKSLKEPLAAGRDDHRLKADVEAAIATLARRRPERDSGTIIDLTHTDLRGLRFTGKASINLPEVDLSDADLRWVTLSGADLRKASLSYANLERAYLDEANLRAADLAGASLGGATFTGATLREADMTCGGGISSETGETEPAFCVDLQYAWLDDTDLRNAKMSNADLREATLAGADLRHADLRRADLTNADFRGAKLTGAELQGAKRAGARGLPKDG
- a CDS encoding LLM class flavin-dependent oxidoreductase encodes the protein MRAGVVVAAQPGVEDLAVRAEELGLHSFWVNDTPMVHGDPFVALSLCAKATSRIRLGIGVTSPALRSAPAAASGLASLNALAPGRIICGVGTGNTARRTLGMRPTTAAGLENFAVALQDLCAGRSTEYREGDRVRDIRFLHAGAHVNTAAPIEFVVAALGGPKAAAVAGRRGTGLISFGLLDPTAWHALHDARHHAAQGTPRDPDSHTDSYVVTSLHLLDEDEDPHGDAARDATGHLVLSLLAFAADTAADTPAFAGQLGPEEREAVRRLLDRRGTTATAPDRHTKLYPNYLGRIAPQDRDLVLPSLMNTLALVGTRDDLLARITTLEQAGVDELLIQPVIDPPTEMAQLAKLLT